The following are from one region of the Leptolyngbya sp. 'hensonii' genome:
- a CDS encoding PqqD family protein, whose translation MRTLLGPNQTAVTVFSSLQVKEDGFAFDPTTGDSYLLNPTGQEVLRLLQQGHSPHKIAITLVQTLGVAQGIAERDVTDFVQQLTLLGVIGVNR comes from the coding sequence ATGAGAACACTTCTAGGACCGAATCAAACTGCCGTGACCGTTTTTAGTTCTCTGCAAGTCAAGGAAGATGGCTTTGCCTTCGATCCGACCACAGGAGACAGTTACCTGTTGAATCCTACCGGACAGGAAGTCTTGCGCCTTTTGCAACAGGGCCACAGCCCCCACAAAATTGCGATAACTCTGGTGCAGACGCTTGGTGTGGCCCAGGGAATCGCTGAGCGCGATGTTACAGATTTTGTCCAACAGCTCACCCTCTTAGGGGTCATTGGAGTTAACCGATGA
- a CDS encoding alanine racemase gives MQAYAKPVIHKLHSGTMNKFAGAAPRQRRVRSEIAGVPVEELVQRFGSPLFVYSERTLRRQFRTIRNAFATRYPEVTFGWSYKTNYLKAICAILHQEGAMAELVSKMEYDKAKVLGVPGQQIIWNGPHKPFDALEAAVRDGVTINIDHLDEVEDLEAIATRLGRPLEVGMRLNLDSGIQPCWSRFGFNLESGQAMDVVQRLVDGGKLRLVGLHCHIGTFIMDPQAYAQQVEKMVQFGYDVEARWGWRMNYLDIGGGFPSRSRLKGVYHAADVVLPSIDDYADAICDTLWRTLKPGHRPRLIIESGRAVIDEAGSLITSICGTKRLPNGTPAYVMDAGVNLLFTAFWYRFDIAMARAIPGPCEISVLYGPLCMNIDVVDEGISLPPLSRGDRLVVSTVGAYNNTQWLQFIEYRPNVVLVTEAGEVELIRSAEDLSDLDRREHLPSHLATRSGMESQPC, from the coding sequence ATGCAAGCTTACGCCAAGCCAGTCATTCACAAGTTACACAGTGGCACGATGAACAAGTTCGCAGGGGCTGCTCCCCGGCAGCGTCGTGTCCGATCGGAAATTGCAGGGGTGCCGGTAGAGGAGCTGGTGCAGCGGTTTGGGTCGCCCCTGTTTGTTTACTCGGAACGAACCCTGCGGCGACAGTTCCGCACGATTCGTAACGCCTTTGCCACCCGCTATCCCGAAGTTACCTTCGGCTGGTCCTACAAAACCAACTACCTGAAAGCCATCTGTGCCATTCTGCATCAGGAGGGGGCGATGGCTGAACTGGTTTCTAAGATGGAGTACGACAAGGCGAAGGTCCTGGGGGTTCCTGGCCAGCAAATCATCTGGAATGGTCCCCATAAGCCCTTTGATGCCCTGGAAGCAGCGGTGCGGGATGGGGTGACGATCAACATCGATCACCTGGATGAGGTGGAGGATCTAGAGGCGATCGCAACCCGTCTGGGGCGGCCTCTCGAGGTGGGCATGCGCCTGAATCTGGATTCAGGCATTCAGCCTTGTTGGTCCCGCTTTGGTTTTAACCTGGAGTCGGGTCAGGCTATGGATGTGGTGCAGCGGTTAGTGGATGGGGGTAAATTGCGGCTGGTGGGGCTGCATTGCCACATTGGCACCTTCATCATGGACCCCCAGGCTTATGCCCAGCAGGTAGAGAAGATGGTGCAGTTTGGCTATGACGTGGAAGCCCGTTGGGGCTGGCGGATGAATTATCTTGATATTGGTGGGGGCTTTCCCTCCCGCAGTCGCCTCAAGGGGGTCTACCATGCGGCGGATGTGGTGCTGCCCTCGATCGACGACTATGCCGATGCCATCTGTGATACCCTCTGGCGGACCCTGAAACCGGGTCACCGGCCCCGCCTGATCATTGAATCGGGCCGGGCGGTGATCGATGAGGCCGGGTCCTTGATTACCAGTATCTGTGGTACGAAACGATTACCCAATGGCACACCGGCTTATGTCATGGATGCGGGTGTGAATCTCCTGTTTACGGCCTTTTGGTATCGCTTTGATATCGCTATGGCCCGCGCCATTCCCGGTCCCTGTGAGATTTCGGTCCTCTATGGTCCCCTCTGCATGAATATCGATGTGGTGGATGAGGGAATTTCCCTGCCGCCGCTTTCTCGGGGCGATCGGCTAGTGGTTTCAACGGTCGGGGCTTACAACAATACCCAGTGGCTCCAGTTCATTGAGTATCGGCCCAATGTGGTGCTGGTGACAGAGGCGGGTGAGGTGGAGCTGATCCGATCGGCAGAAGACCTGAGCGATCTGGATCGACGGGAGCATCTTCCCTCCCATCTGGCCACCCGATCGGGGATGGAGAGTCAGCCATGCTAG
- a CDS encoding carboxylate--amine ligase: MKPLTIAVTGINAVDNPGPGTGVARSLREAQLPMQILGLAYDVMEPGLYMDWLFDRRFIMPYPSAEPDLLLERLEQIQQQVGLDCVIPNFDLELPLYIRCGEALQAMGIHTYLPTKEQFSLRHKARLVEAVAAFGGHTPRTFTASSIGELRDAAVELGFPLMIKGPYYQAYRVTNQAELLRHFHALAAEWGYPIILQQIVIGTELNLVGVGDGAGGHLGLVAIKKMGTTDLGKIWSGVTIDHPGLLATAEAFLRHTRWRGPFELECIADRDGRIDLIEINPRFPAWTYFATGVGVNLPARLVGAALGLPLPPIPSYEAGKFLMRYTYEIVTDTAPLQTLVTLGER; encoded by the coding sequence ATGAAACCCCTGACGATCGCCGTGACTGGTATTAACGCTGTGGATAATCCCGGTCCCGGGACCGGAGTTGCCCGCAGCCTGCGGGAAGCCCAATTGCCCATGCAAATCCTGGGATTGGCCTACGATGTGATGGAACCGGGTCTGTACATGGATTGGCTCTTCGATCGCCGCTTCATCATGCCCTATCCCTCGGCTGAACCTGATCTATTGCTAGAACGGTTGGAGCAGATTCAACAGCAGGTCGGCCTCGACTGTGTGATTCCCAACTTTGATCTGGAACTACCCCTCTATATTCGCTGTGGTGAAGCGCTGCAGGCTATGGGCATCCACACCTATCTGCCCACCAAGGAACAGTTTTCCCTGCGGCATAAGGCTCGCCTTGTGGAAGCGGTGGCTGCTTTTGGGGGACATACCCCCCGGACCTTCACCGCCAGTTCGATCGGAGAACTGCGGGATGCAGCGGTGGAACTGGGGTTTCCCCTGATGATCAAGGGGCCATACTACCAAGCTTATCGGGTGACAAACCAGGCAGAATTGCTACGCCATTTCCATGCCCTGGCGGCGGAATGGGGCTATCCCATCATCCTGCAGCAGATTGTCATCGGGACGGAACTGAACCTGGTGGGCGTGGGCGATGGGGCCGGTGGCCATCTGGGTCTGGTTGCCATTAAGAAGATGGGCACGACCGATCTGGGCAAGATCTGGAGCGGGGTGACGATCGACCATCCCGGCTTGCTGGCCACGGCTGAAGCCTTTCTGCGCCATACCCGCTGGCGAGGCCCCTTTGAACTGGAGTGCATTGCCGATCGGGACGGACGCATCGACCTGATTGAGATTAATCCCCGCTTCCCCGCCTGGACTTACTTTGCGACAGGGGTGGGGGTAAACCTGCCCGCCCGACTGGTGGGGGCTGCCTTGGGCCTGCCCCTGCCCCCCATCCCATCCTATGAAGCTGGGAAGTTTCTCATGCGCTACACCTACGAAATTGTGACGGATACGGCTCCTCTACAAACCCTCGTGACTCTGGGAGAGAGATAA
- a CDS encoding Spy/CpxP family protein refolding chaperone, which translates to MKPFSLPLWMPALLTLPIASTVALANPCMPPDNPGNPPGNLPPSGGNPLPPPLQRLNLTAEQQKKIQTILSEERSGAESLMQQLRQADEKMRSLLAANASADELRKQNREVQRLRQAMDERRFEVMLKMREVLTPEQRAKLAADRPPGPPQPPAPPAP; encoded by the coding sequence ATGAAACCCTTTTCCCTTCCTCTCTGGATGCCAGCTCTGCTGACCCTGCCGATCGCTAGCACTGTTGCCCTCGCCAACCCCTGCATGCCCCCGGATAACCCTGGCAATCCCCCTGGAAATTTGCCCCCATCAGGAGGGAATCCATTACCCCCACCCTTGCAGCGCCTGAATCTGACTGCCGAGCAGCAGAAAAAGATCCAAACCATCCTATCGGAGGAGCGCTCAGGAGCCGAAAGCCTGATGCAACAGTTGCGTCAGGCTGACGAAAAGATGAGATCGCTGCTGGCTGCCAATGCCAGTGCGGATGAGCTGCGGAAGCAGAATCGAGAAGTCCAGCGGTTGCGCCAAGCCATGGATGAGCGTCGCTTTGAGGTCATGCTCAAGATGCGGGAGGTGCTGACACCAGAGCAGCGGGCCAAGCTGGCTGCCGATCGTCCCCCTGGCCCGCCCCAGCCCCCAGCCCCTCCGGCTCCATAG